The proteins below are encoded in one region of Silene latifolia isolate original U9 population chromosome 2, ASM4854445v1, whole genome shotgun sequence:
- the LOC141643333 gene encoding exosome complex exonuclease RRP46 homolog: MEIERADGRTPHQLRPLGCSRSSLNRAHGSATWSQGDTKVIAAVYGPKAGTKKNENPEKASIEVIWKPKTGQTGKPEREYEMILKRTLQSFCILTINPNTTTSVILQVVNDDGALLPCAINAACLALVDAGIPLKHLAVSICCCLTEAGEVILDPTKLEEQTMKAFVYLVFPNSISSALPQGSLDTNDEPMEHGIITSVTHGVMSVENYFRCLERGRAATAKLSNFLRNRLQSAPQLPG, encoded by the exons ATGGAGATAGAGAGAGCAGATGGTCGCACACCGCATCAATTGAGACCATTGGGTTGTTCAAGGAGTAGCCTTAATCGTGCTCATGGTTCTGCTACTTGGTCGCAAG GAGATACTAAAGTCATAGCAGCAGTTTATGGACCAAAAGCTGGGACTAAGAAGAATGAGAATCCTGAGAAGGCTTCTATCGAAGTCATTTGGAAACCCAAAACAGGTCAAACAG GGAAACCGGAAAGGGAATATGAGATGATTCTGAAGAGAACTTTGCAAAGCTTCTGTATTTTGACTATCAATCCAAATACAACAACCTCAGTGATTCTTCAG GTTGTCAATGATGACGGGGCA CTACTGCCTTGTGCCATCAATGCAGCTTGTTTGGCACTTGTTGATGCAGGGATCCCTCTCAAACATCTAGCTG TTTCCATATGCTGCTGTTTGACTGAAGCAGGAGAAGTTATACTGGATCCAACTAAATTAGAGGAGCAG ACAATGAAGGCATTTGTGTATTTGGTTTTTCCAAACTCAATTTCATCAGCTTTACCACAAGGATCATTAGATACAAATGATGAACCAATGGAACACGGGATCATCACGTCTGTTACCCATGGGGTTATGTCAG TTGAGAATTATTTTCGATGTCTTGAGAGAGGACGAGCTGCAACTGCAAAACTGTCCAACTTTTTGAGGAATCGCCTGCAGTCAGCTCCACAGTTACCTGGATAG